In one window of Larus michahellis chromosome 10, bLarMic1.1, whole genome shotgun sequence DNA:
- the PTPDC1 gene encoding protein tyrosine phosphatase domain-containing protein 1 isoform X3 produces the protein MQGSPRRRSAVSIFSNFFQGRRHSSSDPLLRIIQRRRSSVVELLSSSTHRVMVAVSSLSPEELDATFPEKKRSSRRPTAKYTKVGERLRHVIPGHMQCSMACGGRACKYENPARWSDQEQAIKGLYSSWITDNILAMARPSTELIEKYNIIEQFERCGIKTVINLQRPGEHASCGNPLEQESGFTYLPEAFMEAGIYFYNFGWKDYGVASLTTILDMVKVMAFALQEGRVAVHCHAGLGRTGVLIACYLVFATRMSADQAILFVRAKRPNSIQTRGQLLCIREFTQFLVPLRNVFACCEPKAHTVTLSQYLTRQRHLLHGYESRHLKHVPKLIHLVCKLLLDLAENRQVIEAELLDIPDLSAEIEKTVSQLVSTQLDRELARQDSDASDSSHTHLSAFETQDSLFSLGHECDPLWKRRNAECLQPLTHLKRRLSYSDSDLRRTEFLLEQGETAWTVPAQILLCSKLKQNSGEEGEQKPQLDLNKEALVRNTCMFWSQGKFNLDGRKDGSSLYHRRNSTKEVQRSRTFSSGLASIHNTREPGTPRHKFANEIGHRKDHKTNMYGRRVYVSEDSDSSSSSKVNFSIGYESQGSKDVSEAIPHIVVQSELSLEARRVLAAKALADINEFLGEDEVKQKVEMWQN, from the exons ATGCAGGGTTCACCCCGAAGGCGGTCGGCAGTGAGTATTTTTAGCAACTTTTTCCAGGGTCGGAGGCATTCTTCCTCCGATCCCCTTCTTCGCATAATCCAGAGGCGCCGGAGCTCAGTCGTAGAGCTACTCTCGTCATCGACTCACCGGGTTATGGTGGCGGTATCGTCTCTGAGCCCCGAGGAGCTGGACGcaacttttcctgaaaaaaaaa gGAGTTCGAGGCGTCCAACAGCAAAATACACGAAAGTAGGGGAGCGCCTTCGCCATGTCATTCCTGGCCACATGCAGTGCTCGATGGCGTGTGGTGGACGTGCTTGCAAGTACGAAAACCCGGCTCGATGGAGTGACCAGGAGCAAGCCATTAAAGGCCTCTACTCTTCTTG GATAACAGATAACATACTGGCTATGGCTCGACCCTCAAcagaattaattgaaaaatacaaCATTATTGAACAGTTTGAAAG ATGTGGCATAAAAACCGTAATTAACCTCCAGCGTCCTGGGGAGCACGCGAGCTGTGGGAATCCGCTGGAACAAGAAAGCGGCTTCACCTACCTTCCCGAAGCTTTTATGGAGGCTGGAA tctatttttataattttggGTGGAAGGATTATGGAGTGGCATCTCTCACTACTATACTTGATATGGTGAAAGTCATGGCTTTCGCCCTGCAGGAAGGGAGGGTGGCTGTTCATTGTCACGCAGGACTTGGTCGGACAG GTGTTTTAATAGCTTGCTACTTAGTTTTTGCCACAAGAATGAGTGCTGATCAAGCGATTCTTTTTGTCAGAGCAAAAAGGCCTAATTCTATCCAGACTCGAGGGCAGTTGTTGTGCATCAGAGAATTCACTCAGTTTTTGGTTCCTCTGAGAAATGTATTTGCGTGCTGTGAGCCCAAGGCACACACAGTGACACTGTCCCAGTACCTGACCCGTCAGAGGCACCTGCTCCACGGCTATGAGAGCAGGCATCTCAAACACGTGCCAAAACTTATTCACCTGGTTTGCAAATTGCTGCTAGACTTGGCTGAAAACCGACAAGTGATAGAGGCGGAATTGTTAGACATACCAGATCTCTCCGCTGAAATTGAAAAGACTGTTTCTCAGCTGGTGTCCACCCAGCTAGACAGAGAACTCGCACGGCAGGACAGCGATGCGTCGGACTCCTCCCACACCCACTTGTCCGCTTTTGAGACCCAGGATTCTCTTTTCTCCCTGGGACATGAATGTGACCCTCTTTGGAAAAGAAGGAATGCTGAATGCCTCCAGCCTCTTACCCATCTGAAGAGGCGCCTAAGCTACAGTGATTCAGATTTAAGGAGAACTGAGTTTCTTCTAGAACAAGGAGAAACCGCATGGACAGTACCTGCTCAGATACTGCTGTGCAGCAAACTTAAGCAGAACAGCGGTGAGGAGGGCGAACAAAAGCCACAGCTGGATTTAAACAAAGAAGCGTTGGTGCGTAATACATGTATGTTCTGGAGCCAAGGGAAATTTAATTTGGATGGACGAAAAGACGGATCCTCACTTTACCACAGAAGGAACTCCACCAAAGAAGTACAACGCAGCAGAACCTTTTCTTCAGGTCTAGCATCTATCCACAATACCAGGGAGCCTGGAACACCAAGGCATAAGTTTGCCAATGAGATTGGTCACAGAAAAGACCACAAGACTAACATGTATGGCAGAAGAGTCTATGTCTCCGAGGACTCtgattcttcttcttcttccaaaGTGAACTTTTCCATTGGATACGAAAGCCAAGGTAGCAAAGATGTGTCAGAGGCAATTCCACACATTGTTGTGCAGTCAGAATTAAGTTTGGAAGCCCGAAGAGTTTTGGCAGCGAAAGCACTTGCAGATATAAATGAATTTCTGGGAGAGGATGAAGTGAAGCAGAAGGTAGAAATGTGGCAG aactGA
- the PTPDC1 gene encoding protein tyrosine phosphatase domain-containing protein 1 isoform X2, whose translation MQGSPRRRSAVSIFSNFFQGRRHSSSDPLLRIIQRRRSSVVELLSSSTHRVMVAVSSLSPEELDATFPEKKRSSRRPTAKYTKVGERLRHVIPGHMQCSMACGGRACKYENPARWSDQEQAIKGLYSSWITDNILAMARPSTELIEKYNIIEQFERCGIKTVINLQRPGEHASCGNPLEQESGFTYLPEAFMEAGIYFYNFGWKDYGVASLTTILDMVKVMAFALQEGRVAVHCHAGLGRTGVLIACYLVFATRMSADQAILFVRAKRPNSIQTRGQLLCIREFTQFLVPLRNVFACCEPKAHTVTLSQYLTRQRHLLHGYESRHLKHVPKLIHLVCKLLLDLAENRQVIEAELLDIPDLSAEIEKTVSQLVSTQLDRELARQDSDASDSSHTHLSAFETQDSLFSLGHECDPLWKRRNAECLQPLTHLKRRLSYSDSDLRRTEFLLEQGETAWTVPAQILLCSKLKQNSGEEGEQKPQLDLNKEALVRNTCMFWSQGKFNLDGRKDGSSLYHRRNSTKEVQRSRTFSSGLASIHNTREPGTPRHKFANEIGHRKDHKTNMYGRRVYVSEDSDSSSSSKVNFSIGYESQGSKDVSEAIPHIVVQSELSLEARRVLAAKALADINEFLGEDEVKQKVEMWQKELNSRDGAWDKICTERDPFILCSLMWSWIEQLKEPIISKDDIDMLAKNCTESQDALYLLRKEQCQTILCILHCVVNLQTLPADVEEALLARAIKAFTKTSFDSENGPYVYNTLKKVFKQTLEEKRKKLKEGTENSS comes from the exons ATGCAGGGTTCACCCCGAAGGCGGTCGGCAGTGAGTATTTTTAGCAACTTTTTCCAGGGTCGGAGGCATTCTTCCTCCGATCCCCTTCTTCGCATAATCCAGAGGCGCCGGAGCTCAGTCGTAGAGCTACTCTCGTCATCGACTCACCGGGTTATGGTGGCGGTATCGTCTCTGAGCCCCGAGGAGCTGGACGcaacttttcctgaaaaaaaaa gGAGTTCGAGGCGTCCAACAGCAAAATACACGAAAGTAGGGGAGCGCCTTCGCCATGTCATTCCTGGCCACATGCAGTGCTCGATGGCGTGTGGTGGACGTGCTTGCAAGTACGAAAACCCGGCTCGATGGAGTGACCAGGAGCAAGCCATTAAAGGCCTCTACTCTTCTTG GATAACAGATAACATACTGGCTATGGCTCGACCCTCAAcagaattaattgaaaaatacaaCATTATTGAACAGTTTGAAAG ATGTGGCATAAAAACCGTAATTAACCTCCAGCGTCCTGGGGAGCACGCGAGCTGTGGGAATCCGCTGGAACAAGAAAGCGGCTTCACCTACCTTCCCGAAGCTTTTATGGAGGCTGGAA tctatttttataattttggGTGGAAGGATTATGGAGTGGCATCTCTCACTACTATACTTGATATGGTGAAAGTCATGGCTTTCGCCCTGCAGGAAGGGAGGGTGGCTGTTCATTGTCACGCAGGACTTGGTCGGACAG GTGTTTTAATAGCTTGCTACTTAGTTTTTGCCACAAGAATGAGTGCTGATCAAGCGATTCTTTTTGTCAGAGCAAAAAGGCCTAATTCTATCCAGACTCGAGGGCAGTTGTTGTGCATCAGAGAATTCACTCAGTTTTTGGTTCCTCTGAGAAATGTATTTGCGTGCTGTGAGCCCAAGGCACACACAGTGACACTGTCCCAGTACCTGACCCGTCAGAGGCACCTGCTCCACGGCTATGAGAGCAGGCATCTCAAACACGTGCCAAAACTTATTCACCTGGTTTGCAAATTGCTGCTAGACTTGGCTGAAAACCGACAAGTGATAGAGGCGGAATTGTTAGACATACCAGATCTCTCCGCTGAAATTGAAAAGACTGTTTCTCAGCTGGTGTCCACCCAGCTAGACAGAGAACTCGCACGGCAGGACAGCGATGCGTCGGACTCCTCCCACACCCACTTGTCCGCTTTTGAGACCCAGGATTCTCTTTTCTCCCTGGGACATGAATGTGACCCTCTTTGGAAAAGAAGGAATGCTGAATGCCTCCAGCCTCTTACCCATCTGAAGAGGCGCCTAAGCTACAGTGATTCAGATTTAAGGAGAACTGAGTTTCTTCTAGAACAAGGAGAAACCGCATGGACAGTACCTGCTCAGATACTGCTGTGCAGCAAACTTAAGCAGAACAGCGGTGAGGAGGGCGAACAAAAGCCACAGCTGGATTTAAACAAAGAAGCGTTGGTGCGTAATACATGTATGTTCTGGAGCCAAGGGAAATTTAATTTGGATGGACGAAAAGACGGATCCTCACTTTACCACAGAAGGAACTCCACCAAAGAAGTACAACGCAGCAGAACCTTTTCTTCAGGTCTAGCATCTATCCACAATACCAGGGAGCCTGGAACACCAAGGCATAAGTTTGCCAATGAGATTGGTCACAGAAAAGACCACAAGACTAACATGTATGGCAGAAGAGTCTATGTCTCCGAGGACTCtgattcttcttcttcttccaaaGTGAACTTTTCCATTGGATACGAAAGCCAAGGTAGCAAAGATGTGTCAGAGGCAATTCCACACATTGTTGTGCAGTCAGAATTAAGTTTGGAAGCCCGAAGAGTTTTGGCAGCGAAAGCACTTGCAGATATAAATGAATTTCTGGGAGAGGATGAAGTGAAGCAGAAGGTAGAAATGTGGCAG aaagaactGAATTCTCGAGATGGCGCTTGGGATAAAATCTGTACCGAGAGAGATCCTTTTATCCTGTGTAGCTTGATGTGGTCCTGGATAGAGCAGCTGAAAGAACCCATTATATCCAAAGATGACATTGACATGCTGGCAAAAAattgcacagaatcacaggacGCACTTTATTTACTGAGAAAG GAACAGTGTCAGACCATCCTTTGTATTTTACACTGCGTGGTGAACTTGCAGACGCTCCCAGCCGACGTGGAGGAGGCCTTACTTGCTCGTGCTATTAAAGCTTTCACTAAG ACAAGCTTCGATTCTGAAAATGGACCATATGTTTACAATACcttgaaaaaagtatttaaacaaacgctggaagaaaaaagaaaaaagcttaaagAAGGAACAGAGAATTCCTCCTGA
- the PTPDC1 gene encoding protein tyrosine phosphatase domain-containing protein 1 isoform X1: MAAGVLLQNELPYFSLLESSVHLANMSSGSSRRPTAKYTKVGERLRHVIPGHMQCSMACGGRACKYENPARWSDQEQAIKGLYSSWITDNILAMARPSTELIEKYNIIEQFERCGIKTVINLQRPGEHASCGNPLEQESGFTYLPEAFMEAGIYFYNFGWKDYGVASLTTILDMVKVMAFALQEGRVAVHCHAGLGRTGVLIACYLVFATRMSADQAILFVRAKRPNSIQTRGQLLCIREFTQFLVPLRNVFACCEPKAHTVTLSQYLTRQRHLLHGYESRHLKHVPKLIHLVCKLLLDLAENRQVIEAELLDIPDLSAEIEKTVSQLVSTQLDRELARQDSDASDSSHTHLSAFETQDSLFSLGHECDPLWKRRNAECLQPLTHLKRRLSYSDSDLRRTEFLLEQGETAWTVPAQILLCSKLKQNSGEEGEQKPQLDLNKEALVRNTCMFWSQGKFNLDGRKDGSSLYHRRNSTKEVQRSRTFSSGLASIHNTREPGTPRHKFANEIGHRKDHKTNMYGRRVYVSEDSDSSSSSKVNFSIGYESQGSKDVSEAIPHIVVQSELSLEARRVLAAKALADINEFLGEDEVKQKVEMWQKELNSRDGAWDKICTERDPFILCSLMWSWIEQLKEPIISKDDIDMLAKNCTESQDALYLLRKEQCQTILCILHCVVNLQTLPADVEEALLARAIKAFTKTSFDSENGPYVYNTLKKVFKQTLEEKRKKLKEGTENSS; the protein is encoded by the exons ATGGCTGCAGGAGTTCTGCTGCAAAATGAGCTACCGTATTTTTCGTTGCTAGAGAGCAGTGTACATCTTGCAAATATGAGTTCAG gGAGTTCGAGGCGTCCAACAGCAAAATACACGAAAGTAGGGGAGCGCCTTCGCCATGTCATTCCTGGCCACATGCAGTGCTCGATGGCGTGTGGTGGACGTGCTTGCAAGTACGAAAACCCGGCTCGATGGAGTGACCAGGAGCAAGCCATTAAAGGCCTCTACTCTTCTTG GATAACAGATAACATACTGGCTATGGCTCGACCCTCAAcagaattaattgaaaaatacaaCATTATTGAACAGTTTGAAAG ATGTGGCATAAAAACCGTAATTAACCTCCAGCGTCCTGGGGAGCACGCGAGCTGTGGGAATCCGCTGGAACAAGAAAGCGGCTTCACCTACCTTCCCGAAGCTTTTATGGAGGCTGGAA tctatttttataattttggGTGGAAGGATTATGGAGTGGCATCTCTCACTACTATACTTGATATGGTGAAAGTCATGGCTTTCGCCCTGCAGGAAGGGAGGGTGGCTGTTCATTGTCACGCAGGACTTGGTCGGACAG GTGTTTTAATAGCTTGCTACTTAGTTTTTGCCACAAGAATGAGTGCTGATCAAGCGATTCTTTTTGTCAGAGCAAAAAGGCCTAATTCTATCCAGACTCGAGGGCAGTTGTTGTGCATCAGAGAATTCACTCAGTTTTTGGTTCCTCTGAGAAATGTATTTGCGTGCTGTGAGCCCAAGGCACACACAGTGACACTGTCCCAGTACCTGACCCGTCAGAGGCACCTGCTCCACGGCTATGAGAGCAGGCATCTCAAACACGTGCCAAAACTTATTCACCTGGTTTGCAAATTGCTGCTAGACTTGGCTGAAAACCGACAAGTGATAGAGGCGGAATTGTTAGACATACCAGATCTCTCCGCTGAAATTGAAAAGACTGTTTCTCAGCTGGTGTCCACCCAGCTAGACAGAGAACTCGCACGGCAGGACAGCGATGCGTCGGACTCCTCCCACACCCACTTGTCCGCTTTTGAGACCCAGGATTCTCTTTTCTCCCTGGGACATGAATGTGACCCTCTTTGGAAAAGAAGGAATGCTGAATGCCTCCAGCCTCTTACCCATCTGAAGAGGCGCCTAAGCTACAGTGATTCAGATTTAAGGAGAACTGAGTTTCTTCTAGAACAAGGAGAAACCGCATGGACAGTACCTGCTCAGATACTGCTGTGCAGCAAACTTAAGCAGAACAGCGGTGAGGAGGGCGAACAAAAGCCACAGCTGGATTTAAACAAAGAAGCGTTGGTGCGTAATACATGTATGTTCTGGAGCCAAGGGAAATTTAATTTGGATGGACGAAAAGACGGATCCTCACTTTACCACAGAAGGAACTCCACCAAAGAAGTACAACGCAGCAGAACCTTTTCTTCAGGTCTAGCATCTATCCACAATACCAGGGAGCCTGGAACACCAAGGCATAAGTTTGCCAATGAGATTGGTCACAGAAAAGACCACAAGACTAACATGTATGGCAGAAGAGTCTATGTCTCCGAGGACTCtgattcttcttcttcttccaaaGTGAACTTTTCCATTGGATACGAAAGCCAAGGTAGCAAAGATGTGTCAGAGGCAATTCCACACATTGTTGTGCAGTCAGAATTAAGTTTGGAAGCCCGAAGAGTTTTGGCAGCGAAAGCACTTGCAGATATAAATGAATTTCTGGGAGAGGATGAAGTGAAGCAGAAGGTAGAAATGTGGCAG aaagaactGAATTCTCGAGATGGCGCTTGGGATAAAATCTGTACCGAGAGAGATCCTTTTATCCTGTGTAGCTTGATGTGGTCCTGGATAGAGCAGCTGAAAGAACCCATTATATCCAAAGATGACATTGACATGCTGGCAAAAAattgcacagaatcacaggacGCACTTTATTTACTGAGAAAG GAACAGTGTCAGACCATCCTTTGTATTTTACACTGCGTGGTGAACTTGCAGACGCTCCCAGCCGACGTGGAGGAGGCCTTACTTGCTCGTGCTATTAAAGCTTTCACTAAG ACAAGCTTCGATTCTGAAAATGGACCATATGTTTACAATACcttgaaaaaagtatttaaacaaacgctggaagaaaaaagaaaaaagcttaaagAAGGAACAGAGAATTCCTCCTGA